In the Drosophila teissieri strain GT53w chromosome 3R, Prin_Dtei_1.1, whole genome shotgun sequence genome, ttttgcaatttttcttcatttttttagCACTCACACATCGGCACGGACATATGTGTAAGTTACCCGGAAGTTAAGCTGTTGTTTATGTGTCATAATAAATCATGTTCAATGCACACGAAACAATTTCACCTAAGTGGGTAATGGAAAATGCCCATGTAGCCACTTCTTCCGATTCCTTACATATGAAACCCCAGAATTGAGTAGTTTTTATGGAGCTACTGATCAAATGAAGTGGGAGATGGTAGTCCTTGAACATAGGATGTGGAAAATTTCATTCAAACTTGTAGAATGGAATTCCATTCTAAGATTACAGTAGCTAGAGAGTAAATACTAAGTAATTcctaattcaaaatattgtaaaaCCATATCCTGAAGAACTTAAATGAGGCCTTTAAAAAAAGGGACTCCATATATCCTCTAGTCAAACCACCAACAAGTAAGCGCCCCAGGACCtcccaaaattgtttaatgtaTTCACATAAGCGCACCCACAAATCCCAGTTGACTTTTTTTAAACGCTtctaaatgcaaataaaagaagTCACTTAAAAAATTATTCAGCCCACACTTGACGCGCAGGCGACAGGGGACATCCTGCggaatggaaaaataaatgtgttaaTGTTCGCCCGAAACGCTTTTCGAATTCATGTCAGTTTCGCTTTCATGAGGTAACGAAATTCACAAATTCGCGGTGGGTGATTGCGTGGAGGGGCACGCGTGTCACTTACAGTGATTcactgggaatgggaatgggtttggaaatgggaatggaatgaTTCCCGGGGGAAAGGTTTGGGGAAGGAGAATTTTGGGCTTCTCCAGCGCAAATGACATCTACGTGGTCTGGTTCCAGGTTGGGTCTAAAAAATTGGGGACCAGTTACACTCCGCCTAAaatatctttttttatttacagttgtaaatattgcattaaaggtaaatattttacgCTTCTGATCGTGGCCAGCTGTTTCTCTGGAATTTGCTTAGCCGGTCTCAAGTTCAAGGTTtcataaaaacatataaataccTCGATCGAATTAAGCAAAAGTTCAGTTTCGATTGTGAAAATGTCAGCGCGTTGTCATTTCGGGATTATCTTGGTCCTATATTGTATAAGCTTGTGTTATAGCTACAGGGTTGTAGAAAACGATGAAGATCTAAAAACATGTCCAGCCATTAACAAGGATATAATATTCGAGGAACCACATATGAATAATAACCATAGGGAAATTTACAACGTTTACAAAATACCACGACGACATCACTTCAACTCGAATAAACATGAAATCCAACCTGAAAACTGGCTTTTGCGGATTATTAGAATAAAAACCATAAACGATGGACCAAGTCCTAAAGTCCCAGAAGCAAAGGAAGATAAACATATGGATGGATTGGCTAAGAGGCTTTTTAATATTCTAAGACAGACCCTCAAAATGGAAGAGCCCTCCTATAAGCACAAAAACGAGCACAAAAGCCCGTTCTTATTCAAGGAGAATCCTTTTCCGTCAGAAAATCACATAGTGAAAAGGGAACCCTTGCAATACAATTACATGTGATATAACCCAGATTTATAAATCCTTAATAACTTATTAcagattttttaaatattacttaGACATACGCTTCCGACACCCTCATCAAAAGTCCCACATATGTAGTTATTAAGATCTATTACCCCTAATTAGGCAAAGTTTGTAAGAACACATGTTCCCTGAAAGatggcaataaattaaatcattttccaCTGTATCGCTGCGGGGTTTAAACTTCGAGAAACATTGAAGAGATTTTCAGCCATAAATAATTCCCTCATATGAAACGCCTTCTCTATGTCACTTGATTGCGGTTTGAAAGAAGCTCCATCCCCACCACACTCCCAccataaaaaattatattatatgcaTGACCCCAAATTAATCTAGCGAAACCTTTCCCATTTTGCTACAAACTTCAACCCCTGTTCAAAAGGACATCAAAGCCAGTGAAGTATGACAAACGAAGTTATTTGAATACGACCGTAAATGTCATAGgagaacaaattaaatttggcTTTTGGACCTGGCCAACGgccttaaaaaataaaaggcatACACATTTTATGGCCCTCGACTTTCAAGTCGTCatcagcaaacatttttacgGGATATACAATGTTTAAGCTGAAAGAATAATACCAGagtggaaatatatttttaaaaattttccataaaatgttgaattttataattaattttctatATAACTTAAGAGCTCGAGCTTCAAAACTTTGGCAGCAAATTTATTCAAACTTAGCTGCGTCGAATATCGCAGCATGGCAGCTTCTTTGCAATATGTTGCCGCCAGTAGTGaatggaaattatgcaaaagtaacaaaggagaaaaaatggaaaaacaaaaccaagaaATAGAAacagcatttcatttgcaatgcGAAATGTTGGCTCAGGCGGTGTCCGATTCAGATCTAGACACTTTTGCACAGCCGAAAATAAACTCATTCGCATGCAGTTGGCGTTTCGCAAAGTGGATATTGATATTTTGTCcttaaattttgttatttatgcgGTGAAAATGTTGGTGAAAGCGTAGCCCCCTCGGCAAACTAAAATATACGAAACAGAAGTTTTGAATTTGCAGCAGCGCAATTCTGTCAAGTTGTGCAAATTTAACGCGACATTGTCTGCGACGCAGGACTCCAAGGACCCTCCCCTTGagccttttttttggttcattGGGGGTGTGTGTCCTTCGCCCATTGACATTCAAGTCATGTGTCAGAGCAGAGGCCGATGCTTAACTCTGATAGACCAAAGCCCGAAAAGTTTGCCCATAAATTGttgcaaaaaaggaaaatgtttcaACACGTCGAAAGGAAAACCTTGTTCGACACAGTCACttgaaatttttcaattgcccGCAAATTTATAGTAAGAGAGCGTGAAATTTATGAttgacaaattgaatttgaaaattgagcaatatttttgaatactATTACATGGGATACAAGGGCGCTCGGAACTAATATTGAATATTGGTTCAGTTTGGCTACTCTTTAAGAACTGGTTTTTTTTCCAAGCCATAAATGTAGACATGGAAATGATAAATGATTCTTCAATCGTTTGGCTTTAACATGTCCTAAGGAAGTTGCCAATTCGTCATGGCCTCGAATTGTTTGGCCAGCAAAGAAGCCTGCAGGGCATTTGGTTGGGCCTTCTTTTTCGACATTGTTTTGGCATAAAAAAATCACTAAACACCCCATAAGCAAACCATTAAACGTAGGCCCATTAGTGGCGGGAATTTCCCAAGAAAAAATCTGAAACAGtttctttatcatttttattgccgcCTTGAGTATGTGGGCGTAATGGTATAAATCTTGATGTTTATAAATCAGTACTCGATTTCATAGCCCCAGGGACCAGGCTGCGTTCAAAACAATCATGAAATACGTATCTGGAGGGAAAATACAACTTTATGTGGTGAAactatactatattatttGGAACTTTTAAAGATACGACGTAAACAAAGACCTACAACCTAGTCTTATCCAACCAACAAGTCGGCTCTTCACCATGTCTTCACAGCCATTAAACCTTGATCTCCTGTCATATATTCCCATTTCCCCCTAAAAATGTCTCGCAAAGAAAATCACATTTTCATTGTTGGAGattttttaatatgcaaataatttgcTAGCCAAATAGCAACCAACTGTGACCCGGCAGATGACAATGACACTGCCAACGCCCCCGAACGGAAGCCAGAAGGAACACAAGTCGCCAGGATACGGAAAAAGTCAAGTCGAGAACAATGCGACTCGAGGCCTACTTGCACTTGCAAGAAAGTTCTGCCTCGTTTTATGAATATCTTCTCGGTTCGCTTTTTGGCTCACATTTGTGTGTGACACACAGCTGACAGCTGCGGTCGTCGTGGTCCTGGTAAATGGTCCTCAttcccatcctcatcctcatccttaTACCCATCCCATCCTGATGCTGGTCCGGATGCCACGGAGTGGTGGCTCTTGCCCCGGCTCAAACTTTGACTCCGGTGATGCGTGGCCATTGTGCGCATTTGACGTTTGGTTTATTAATCAGTTTGGCCTGCGGCCATGGTCCATGGAGCGACCAACGTCACAATTTTCCAcaaatgaataatttttgTACAAGGGAAAATATGAAGCAGAAGCCAAAAAGGCAAACCCACAGAAAAATGTGTCACACAGGGGACcacattttatacatatacttacATATAGCTGGATATAAACATTTGCAGAACAGCTTGGCAGAAGTATCTTTTCAAACCAAAAGTATCTTTTTGGAAAATTGTAACAATTTCATTAGCTaaatatcctttttttttattggcagCTTAAGTTCAAAAACATGATTCTTACTTTATGACAGCTTGATAAACACAGTTACTTGTACTAAAGCTATCAATAGTTCACtgattttattggttttaaaataatgcaatcaatttacaaatattagaGTGCTTATAAGTTCGGCACTCACCCATTTGTTGTCATACTTTTTGTGCAAAGCGGGTttcgcattttaatttcagcaGAGAGAAGCGAAAGTCAAACAAATGTCAGTCGCGTGTTAATCAAGTGTAAATAAATGGCGCAAAGATTAGAGAGTACCGCCAAGGCAGCAACTGGAACCACAATGAAACATTCTGAAAAGCccagaaaacaaataaaaagtgaaaaggaGGAATTCCCAAAATTGAGGGGTGTGATgcagacaaataaaaaatgcacaacaaaaatggtgaaaaaagtgggaaaaacatttaatggttttttaaatgttttttaaatgtgcGTGAAAAATCTGTCACTTCGATGAAGAAAGAACTTGAAAACGCTTTAAGTTTTCTTTGCCACCCTATCCAAATGGCCGATGCAAATTAGCCGCCAAAGTTGTTATCATCGAAGCCCTCGCCCAAATCCCGAAGCCATTGGACAGGACCCAAGCAACGCCTACGCCCAAGTGAGTCCTTAGACCCCGAACTTCAGACAAATCCTGCCCTGCCTGTTCGCGTTTGAAAATTGGGTTTGGGGTGTACTGAAGTGGTGTTGATGATACTATTATCTTAAATCGCGACGTGAAAGCCTGGGCCGACTGAGACCCATGCGAAGCTGCCAACGAACGCGGCCACTTCAATTGTCCTTTTGCGGCGGAGGCATTTACAATTCATAGATAGAGACGGAAAAAATCGTTTTATTGGCTTTAAGGTCCTTTTTGTCGCCTCAGCGACATGAATAAAGGAGCAGCAACAAGGACATAAACCGCAAATAACTTGAACACTCTGCGACCGGAGGGTTCCCTTTGTTATTGCATTTCCCCGTGATTTGTGTATTCTCGGGCCGGCGGAAGAGtttgaattttacaattttttcaCCGCCTCCAaggcacagtggggcaaagTGGTAAAAAAGAGTAgaattaatatttaactttttttatatttttaccaataatttgtaaatttttgaGGATgttatagtttttattagtAAGTTTAAAACTTCTTATCTTTTTAGTttatagtttagtttagtttactAATTGAAATTAAGAAATTTTAATACGTTTAGAAATATCTTTTACAAGaatcgtttatttattttttacttgTAGTGGTAAGTGTAAGGAATGAATGTGTTTAACTTGTTAACAGGAATGGTTTTATCCAAGACAAGCATACAACCATTGAACCACTGCTCTGGCGATTTTGTCTCGCTAAAGGGGTGCAAATGCTGCAATTTGTaacattatttgtttttcttttcggccTCCCCCACCAATACCTCACCAGCCCACCGCCAAAAGGACATTGCTTGAAGACACAATGCTATCTAATCTTATTTGGTATTATTTCTGCGTTAAACCTGCATTTCAGCACTTTCCCATCTCACAATGCCCCGGCAATTGTTGTCCTTAACAAGGAGACGAAACTTTAAACTTCCGAGGAGTAAGCTGCGTGGGGACCGGGGACCCTTTGCCTTGAAGGGCAGTTTTAATGATATTTACAGGAAGTGGCAGAATCGCATCAATCATTTGTCAGCCATAAAAATTCGTCACACACGAGTATTAAATTATACAACGAAAATGGCCAGAAtgtctttgccgaaaaagcGGCAGGAATTCTTAATGGTTGCGTGCAATGAAATGACCTTGTAAGTTATGTCTGAAAAAATCCTGCTAGAAGTGAACCCAAAGCTTAACGATGGCCGGTCACTCCTGTGAGGCATCGCAAGGGATTGAGATCCTGGCCCGGCATGTGTGGTTCCTCGTCCTGAATGCTTTAACCCACAGCCACGAACTCAACTCAGTTGCCTGGTGTGCCCACTCACATGTGAACATTTATTGgaaaacattattatttatggcttTTTGAATGACATCGCTTGAACTTTTCAAGCAATAAAGTAGCGTACAATAATATTTCCTTATAACGGAAATTGCGAGCTCGCATtttttctataaaaaatataaaatttcgAGTTTTGATTTATGAAGATTTTCATTAGTACGGTTGCTCAAAATTgagtaaaatgtataatacGATTCACAAGCAGGGGGATTTATATTAATGACGTTGTACTTGTCAATGTGTTTATGTGGAATGCATTTCGAATACACATTTGACAATGTGACTTTAAATGAAACCTATTTGTTTAAAGGCCCTTTACTATGACTctaaaaattgttataaatttaGTTATGCTGTTCTTAAAGACGTCGTTTCGTAAAttttataagaaataaaatatattgacaAAACTACACATAaagcttaaaataaataaaatccctAGTAAGCCGATTGCAACATACATATTCATGCAATCTAAAATGAAAATCTCAAGCCACATTATTTCAGGCAATTGATGCGCAAGAAACCCAATAGTTAAAGGGTTTGGGATTACGGAGTTCAAGTCCTTGGCCATCTGGGACATGTGAAGGATGCGTGGGCGTTTAAGATTTGATCAAATAAGCACAAGGAAAGGATTATTCTAAGTAATTGCTAGACATTGTTTAGCGGGATGTTAGGGACACGAGTGCCACCATTTTGGGTGTGGGTTATTTTTGTGTGAAATGTGTTCGCCTTTAAAGTAAAATATCACCCAAGCTAgggcatttgtttttatttacttagcCAATGCGATTACATAGGCCACTTCGGCTTATTTACTGCCCTGCTGCCGTATATATAtgcacacatatatatatgtgtgtgtgtgttatcgGAGGGTATATCTCCGAGCTATATATGTTAGATACGGGCTCCAGGCGCATGACCCATTCCTGAACTCGTGCAAAGCTTTTTGCTGGCGACGGCGCCACGAACCTTTGCCTTCTCGCTCTAAGCCACATGATGCCATCCTTGTCGGCTGTGTGTGTAGGGTGCCGTGgagtcaaagtgtagatagCAAGCTGCCATAGGACGAGGACGACAAGGATGTtgaatacatataaaaatgtCTAAGGTGGAGCAGAAGCCATGACTGCGGCCATGACAGCGATAATGTATACGGGAGTGGGaggcatccacatccacttagGTTAGGAGGAGGTAGGTCCTGGCGAAGTTGTAGAGTTGCCAGGACTGTCGCATCCCACTTCCACCTTCCACCTTCCGACCGCCCCCACTCTCGTCGTTCTCCGGCTTTCTCGCTGTTTGAGTTTGGGTCCTGGTTCACTTTGTGGGTATTAAGTTCGTTTTAAGGCTAAAGACAAACGTCTCCATCTCTTTCGATGTGCCTTtctccgtctctttcgcttAAACCCTGGTTGCACTTTTTGCGCTCCTGCTGGCGACGGTGAGTCAAAGTCTTTAAAGTTGCACAAAGGGGATTATGACTGTTCCCACATAATTAATCAGCTGCCTTCCCTACGTAACTACATACATTAAGCTTTAGT is a window encoding:
- the LOC122622110 gene encoding uncharacterized protein LOC122622110, translating into MSARCHFGIILVLYCISLCYSYRVVENDEDLKTCPAINKDIIFEEPHMNNNHREIYNVYKIPRRHHFNSNKHEIQPENWLLRIIRIKTINDGPSPKVPEAKEDKHMDGLAKRLFNILRQTLKMEEPSYKHKNEHKSPFLFKENPFPSENHIVKREPLQYNYM